The following coding sequences lie in one Equus asinus isolate D_3611 breed Donkey chromosome 1, EquAss-T2T_v2, whole genome shotgun sequence genomic window:
- the NMBR gene encoding neuromedin-B receptor, giving the protein MPPKSLSNLSQTAGANQSSFIPGVSEGDFLQVPDRTTAELVLRCVIPSLYLLIISVGLLGNIVLVKIFITNSAMRSVPNIFISNLAAGDVLLLLTCVPVDASRYFFDEWMFGKVGCKLIPVIQLTSVGVSVFTLTALSADRYRAIVNPMDIQTSGAVLWTCVKAVAIWVISVLLAVPEAVFSEVAHIGSLENGSFTACIPYPQTDELHPKIHSVLIFLVYFLIPLTIISIYYYHIAKTLIKSAHNLPGEYNEHTKKQMETRKRLAKIVLVFVGCFVFCWFPNHVLYMYRSFNYNEIDPSLGHMIVTLVARVLSFCNSCVNPFALYLLSESFRRHFNSQLCCGRTSYPERSTSYVLSSSAVRMTSLKSNVKNVVTNSVSLNGHSMKQEMAL; this is encoded by the exons ATGCCCCCCAAGTCTCTTTCCAACCTCTCCCAGACAGCGGGAGCGAATCAGAGCAGCTTCATCCCCGGGGTGTCCGAAGGGGATTTCCTGCAGGTCCCGGACCGGACCACCGCTGAACTGGTGCTCCGCTGTGTGATCCCGTCCCTCTACCTGCTCATCATCTCGGTGGGCTTGCTGGGCAACATCGTGCTGGTGAAGATCTTCATCACCAACAGCGCCATGAGGAGCGTCCCCAACATCTTCATCTCTAACCTGGCCGCCGGGGAcgtgctgctgctgctcaccTGCGTCCCGGTGGACGCGTCCCGCTACTTCTTCGACGAGTGGATGTTCGGCAAGGTGGGCTGCAAGCTGATTCCGGTCATCCAGCTCACCTCCGTGGGGGTGTCCGTGTTCACGCTCACCGCCCTCAGCGCCGACAG GTACAGAGCCATTGTAAACCCCATGGACATCCAGACATCAGGGGCAGTGCTGTGGACCTGTGTGAAGGCTGTGGCCATCTGGGTCATCTCCGTGCTGTTGGCGGTTCctgaagctgtgttttctgaagtGGCACACATTGGTAGCTTGGAAAATGGCAGCTTCACAGCGTGTATACCCTACCCTCAGACGGATGAATTACATCCAAAGATTCATTCAGTGCTCATCTTCTTGGTCTATTTCCTCATACCACTTACTATTATTAGCATTTACTATTATCATATTGCAAAGACTTTAATCAAAAGTGCACATAATCTTCCTGGAGAATACAACGAACATACCAAAAAACAG ATGGAAACACGGAAACGCCTGGCTAAAATTGTGCTGGTCTTTGTGGGCTGCTTTGTCTTCTGTTGGTTTCCAAATCACGTCCTCTACATGTATAGGTCTTTCAACTATAATGAGATTGACCCATCTCTAGGCCACATGATTGTCACTTTAGTTGCCCGGGTTCTGAGCTTTTGCAATTCTTGTGTCAATCCATTTGCTCTTTATCTGCTCAGTGAAAGCTTCAGGAGGCATTTCAATAGCCAGCTCTGTTGCGGGAGGACATCCTATCCGGAGAGATCAACCAGCTATGTGCTCAGCTCTTCTGCAGTGCGTATGACATCTCTGAAAAGCAACGTTAAGAATGTGGTGACCAATTCTGTTTCACTAAATGGACACAGCATGAAGCAGGAAATGGCACTGTGA